The following is a genomic window from Streptomyces lincolnensis.
CCGGATCAGGATCTTGTGAAGCAGCTCCTCGACCAGATGGAGCTGAAGTATGTCGTCGACGACGAGGGAGACCTCGCGGCGCCGTGGGAGCAGTTCCGTACGTACTTCATGTTCCGTGGTGAAGGGGACCAGCAGGTCTTCTCGGTGCGGACGTTCTACGACCGCCCCCACAAGATCGACGAGAAGCCGCTGCTGCTGGAGTCCATCGACGACTGGAACCGGCGGACCCTGTGGCCCAAGGTCTACAGCCACACCCACGACGACGGCACCGTCCGCCTGATCGGTGAGGCGCAGATGCTGATCGGCACCGGCGTCAGCCTGGAGCACTTCGTCTCCTCCACCGTCAGCTGGGTGCGCGCCGCCATCGAGTTCGACAAGTGGCTCGTCGAGCAGCTCGGCCTTGAGCAGGAGGTCAACGACGCGGAGAAGCCCGAGGACTCCGGCGACGAGGAGTAGGCCCGCAGACGCACGAGAGCCCGGCCAGGGCACCGGCCATCACGGTCGCGTGCCCCGGTCGGGCTTTCGTATGTCCGGACGAGCGCGCGGGGCAGTGGCATGGGCGGGAGGCCGGGGGCAGGGCGTATAGGCGAGCGGGGTGAGCGCGGTGCCCGTCCACAGGGTGTGGGAAACCGTTCCGCACCGCCGGACGAGTTCGCATGCCGTCGCCGTCGCCGTCGCCGCCCGCGGCTCCAGGGCGGCGTTCAACAGGCTCAAGGGTCAAGCGGCTCAGGCGAGCGCCTTGAGCCGCTTGACCGCCTCCTCCAGTACCTCGGTCCGCTTGCAGAAGGCGAACCGCACGAACGGGGCGCCGGCGTCCCGGTGGTCGTAGAAGACCGCGTTGGGGATGGCCACGACGCCGGCGCGCTCGGGGAGGGCGCGGCAGAAGGCGAAGCCGTCGCCCTCCTGGGAGAGGGCGGTGCCCAGGGGGCGGATGTCGGTGGTGACGAAGTACGTGCCGGCGGGGCGGAAGACCTTGAAGCCCGCTTCGGCGAGACCGGTCGCGAGCAGGTCGCGCTTGGCGAGCATGTCGTCGCGGAAGGCGGTGAAGTAGGTGTCGGGGAGGGCGAGGGCCTCGGCGACGGCGTACTGGAAGGGCCCGGAGGAGACGTAGGTGAGGAACTGCTTGGCGGAGCGGACCGCCGCGACCAGCTCCGGGGCCGCCGTCACCCAGCCGACCTTCCAGCCGGTGAAGGAGAAGGTCTTGCCGGCCGAACCGATGGTCACCGTCCGCTCGCGCATCCCCGGGAAGCCGGCGAGGGGCAGGTGCTCGGCCTCGCCGAAGACGAGGTGCTCGTAGACCTCGTCCGTGACGACGAGCAGATCCCGCTCGACGGCGAGCTCGGCGATCGCGGTCAGCTCCTCGCGGGTCAGGACGGTGCCCGTCGGGTTGTGCGGGGTGTTGATCAGCAGCAGCCGGGTGCGGTCGGTGACGGCGGCGCGCAGCTCGTCGAGGTCCAGGCGGAAGGAGTCCTCGTGCGGCCGCAGGGTCACCGGGACCCGCTTGCCGCCCGCCATGGCGATGCAGGCCGCGTAGGAGTCGTAGTACGGCTCCAGGGCGACGACCTCGTCACCGGGCTCCAGCAGGGCGAGCAGCGAGGCCGCGATCGCCTCCGTGGCGCCCGCCGTGACCAGGACCTCGGTGTCCGGGTCGAAGAGCAGGCCGTAGCGGCGCTGCTGGTGGGCGCTGATCGCGGTGCGCAGCTCGGGGATGCCCGGCCCGGGCGGGTACTGGTTGCCGTGGCCCGCGCGCAGGGCGCGGACGGCCGCCTCCCTGATCTCCTCGGGGCCGTCCGTGTCGGGGAAGCCCTGGCCCAGGTTGATCGCGCCGGTCCGCACCGCCAGGGCGGACATCTCGGCGAAGATCGTCGTCCCGAACTCGGCGAGACGGCGGTTGAGGTGGGGACGCGCGCTGGAGGTCATGCCGGTCATCCTGCGCCCATGCCCCGGGCTTCCTCAACTCGCCACCCGCCCCGCCCCCGGTACTCACAGCTCAGAAGTTGCTCAACTCTGCTTTGGGCCGTGACAGGGCCGGGCATCCCCCGTTCACGCAGCTGGTGAGGCGCCCACGGGGGGCCGCTTCGGGGGAGCTGCACGAAAGGAGGGTGACGTCATGCCCATGGCAATCGGCATCATCCTGCTGCTTCTGTTCATGGCCCTGCTCGTGCTGGGCGTCATCGGTTCCGGTCGCCGGCAGCGGTCCCAGCGGTACACGCGGTCGCACAGCCGAGGCAGCAACAACGGCAGTGGAAGCAGCGACAGCCACAGCCACAACAGCTGGTGGGCCGGCGGCGGCGACAGCGGCGGCTCGTCCTGCGGCTCCTCGGGCCACTCCTGCGGGGGCGGCTCGTCGTCCTGCGGAGGCGGCGGCGGGGGCGGATGCGGAGGAGGAGGCAGCTGACACGGGGCAGCTGAGCTCCCGGAAGGGGGAACCGCGTCCGGAACGGGGGAAGCGGGGGGAAGCGGGGGCGTGGTGAGCGGATCCGGACCTGGGCGTGGACCTGGGGCCGGACCGGTCACCACGCCCCCGCCGTATGTCACGCGGACGGGCGCGGTGTCCGGTTGGGGCGGGCGCGGGGTCCGGTTCGGGCGAGCGCACTGTTCAGTTCATACGCCCGCCGGCAACGGCTTGTGACGACCGCGGCACTGCTCCGGCGCACGCTCCGACCGCCCCGGCGCACGCCACGGTTGAACAGTTGAGCTGTGGAGCCCTCTGAGGGATGGAAACCCCACGAAGTTGGGTAAAAACGCTGTGGTGGCGCCACTGTTCATGATTCCCTCTAAATCACCAACGCGGCCCCTCGGCCGTCCCATCGGCGCCCTCCTTGACCCTGAGGGCGCCGGTGACGCGTCCGACTGGGCCGACCGGGCCGAACTCCCCGGTGCCGACCGGGGTGCGCCGGAACCACCACTCCCTTTCTCCCTTTCTTTGCGTGCTTGCGGAGCCGACCCATGCTCACGACCCTGAACACCGCTTACACCGACACGCGCGCGGCCGACCTCGCCTGGGCCCTGGGGCGCGAGCCCTTGCCCGCCCTGGCCACGCTCGATCTCGAACTGGCGTGTGCCAAGCTTCAGTTGAGACTCCTCGGCGCGTCCCACCAGGTGCTTCTGGAGGAGGAACAGGGCAGTTGTTCGGAGACGGTGGCCTGTATCGCGGGCAGCAGCACACCGCTGCCGCTGGGCGTGGCCAAGCGGGTCGGCGACTGGGAGTACGAGTTCGCCGCCCGTGTCGAGGTCCTCTCCCCGGGCCAGTTCGCCGGCCGAGCCCAGGAGTTGCTGGCCCTGGTCGCCGACCATCCCCACGGCCTGGCCGGCGTCTTCCCCGGCAGCCCGCACGCCTTCACCGCGATGCTCGCCCAGCGCCACGAGGGCCAGGTCCACTGGCGCACCTGGCACGCGTACCCGCAGGACGGCCAGTTGGTGGCCACCCGGTCCCGCGTGGGCGTGCGGACACCGACGGCACGACCCGTCCCGCGGCCGGTGTCCCTCAGTCGGTCCGGAGTGTGAGCCCGTCCGGAGTGCGAGGGGGTTAAACGCGGGGCGCCCAACTGACCGACAGTTCCACACGTGTGGGTGACGAAGCGTGCCGTCGCAGTGACGTAACGTCGCAGCGTGATCGAACCGCACGCGCCCGCCCCGCCCGGCACCACGCCGCCGTGGGCGGGCCCCGCGCGGCTGCCCGTCCGCCCCGGCACGGGCCGGTTCCTCGTCCTCGCCTGCGTCTTCGTCTGCGCCGCCTGCGGACTGGTGTACGAACTCGAACTGGTCGCCCTGGCCACGTACTTGATCGGCGATTCGGTCACCCAGGCCTCCGTCGTGCTGTCCGTCATGGTCTTCGCGATGGGCATCGGCTCACTCGCCGCGAAACGGCTGCGCCGGAGCTCGGCGGCCGCCTTCGGCGCGCTGGAGGCGGCCCTCGCCCTCGTCGGCGGAGGCAGCGCGATGGCCCTGTACGCCGTGTTCGCGTGGACCGGCGCCTGGGGCGGTGTGTGGGAGAGCGCCCCGCGCTGTCTCCTGGTCGCCTTCTCCCTCGCCATCGGCCTGCTCATCGGCGCCGAGGTCCCGCTGCTGATGGAGCTGATCCAGCGCATCCGGCGCCAGGACGCGGGCGGCGCGGTGGCCGACCTGTTCGCCGCGGACTACGTCGGCGCGCTGGTCGGCGGCCTGGCGTTCCCCTTCCTCCTCCTGCCGGCGCTGGGCCAGCTGACCGGCGCGCTGCTCACCGGCACGGTCAACGTCATGGCCGGCGGCGCGCTCGTCCTCGGCCTGTTCCGCGGCGACCTCACCCGCCGCGCCCGCCGGCTCCTGCTCCTCGCCAACCTCGTCGTCCTCGCCCTCCTCGCCACGGCCGCCGTCCTCGTCGACGACTTCGAACGGGCCGCGCGGCACGCGGTGTACGGCAAGGACGTACGGGTGGCGGTCCAGAGCGACGTCCAGGAGATCGTCCTCACCGGCGGCACCGACGGCCGCTCCCTCGACCTCTTCCTCGACGGCCGGCTCAGGGTCAGCGGACGCGACGAACACCGCTACCACGAGGCCCTGGTCCACCCCGCGATGAACGGCCCCCACGCGCGCGTGCTCATCCTCGGCGGCGGCGACGGCCTCGCCGCGCGGGAGGTGCTGCGGTATCCGGGCGTCGACCGCGTCGACATCGTCGAGCTCGACGAGGAGGTCGTACGACTCGCCCGCCACGACCCGGCCCTCGCCCGGCTGAACGGCCATGTCTACGGCGACGCGCGCGTCCATGTGATCACCGCGGACGCCTTCGGTGAGCTGCGCCGGACGCCGACGGCGACGTACGACGTGGTCGTCGCCGACCTGCCCGACCCGGGCATCACCGCGAGCACGAAGCTGTACTCGCGGGAGTTCTACGGCCTGGCCCGGCGGGTCCTGACGGACGACGGACGGATCCTCGTGCACACCGGGCCCGTCGCCACACGCCCGGAGGTCTTCTGGACCGTGGACACCACCATGCGCGCCGCCGGGCTGCACACCGTCCCCTTCCGTGTCGGCGGCCGCGCCTTCGCCTTCGCGGCCGGCCCCGACCGCACGACCGGCGCGTCCCGGGCCGCCCACGACTGGGGCTTCGTCCTCGCGTCCCCCACGGCCCGCCCCCCGCTGCGCCTCGCCCCCGGAGAACCGCGCCCGCGGACGCTCACCCAGGCGGCCCTGACGGCCGACGCACGGGCGGCGGCGCGGACGCGGGTGGAGGGGGCGCCGGTGTCGACGCTGGTGCATCCGCGGTACTGAGTGTCTTGCGGGCAGGGACGGCCACCCGGACGCGCGGTCACTTTGCACCAACGGGGGTGCACGACCGCCCCCACTGGGTAGGCTCCGTCGACATGGAGCATGAGGTGTTCGTTCCGGTTCCGGCCGAGCGGCTCAGGGAGGCGCTGGCCGAGCCCGCACAGGTCGCCCGGGCGGTACCCGGGCTCCAGCAGGACGTCGGCGCCGAGCCCGTCACCGGGCGGCTGAAGGTCCGCGTCGGCAGTCACTCCATCACCTACCGCGGCTCGGTACGGGTCTCCGGGCAGGACGACGGGTCGTACGCCGTCGAAGGGGACGCCGTGGAGGCGCGCGGCAGCGGGGCGGTGAAGCTCGCGCTCACCGTGCGGCTGCGGGACGCGGAGGGCGGGTCCACGCTCACGTTCGACGGGACGGCCTCCGCGGACGGACGGGTCACCGAGCTGCCGGCGGACGCGGTCGCGTCGGCCGCGAGCCGGCTGCTGAGCCGTTTCGCGGAGAACCTGGGCGCGGGGGTGGGCGCCGAAGCCGAGGCCGCGACGAAGCCCGCACCCGAGGCGAAGCCCGAACCCGAAGCACCCACCGAGCGGCAGACGGCGGCCGGAGAGCCCGTCGCACCCGAGCCCGACCCGGAACCCGGCCCCGTCTTCGACGCCGAGATGCCCCCGGCCCCGCTCGAAGACCTCACCGAAGACCTCACGGACGACCTCGCCGAGGACTTCACCCGGTCCGCCGGACCGCCCGCGGAGGCCGCGCACGCGCGGCGGACGATGATCGGGCGCAGCGCGGAGGAGGTCGACCACGCACCCCCGCGGGGGCGGTACGCGCCCGTGCCCGCCCCGCAGACCTCCGTCCCGAACCAGACACTGCGGTGGGCGGCGCCCGCCGCGGCGGTGGTGGTGGCCTCGGCGATCGTGGTGGGACGCGCGCTGCGCCGGCGGCGCTGAGTCTCCCGCCCGCCGTGCCGTCCCAACCCCCGCCCCCCACCACCGCCTTGATCGCCGCAGTAGGGTCGTCCCGTGAGTGACGACATCGTGCTGACCGCGGGTGACGCGGAAGTGATCGTGCAGCCGGGGAACGGCGGGCGGATCGGCGGGCTCCGCGTCTCAGGGACGCAGCTGCTGCGGCAGGGGGAGCGGTTCGGATGCTTCCCGATGGTGCCGTGGTGCGGACGGATCCGCGACGGGCGGTTCCGGGACGGGACGACCGTGCGCCAGATGCCGCTGAACTCGCCGCCCCACGCCATCCACGGCACCGCCCGCGACGGCGCCTGGCGCACGGCCCGGGTGACGGCCGACGAGGCGGTGATCACGTACGACCTGGTCGAGCCGTGGCCCCACACCGGCCGGATCACGCAGGTCGTCGCGCTCACCGAGGACACCCTGACGCTGACGATGTCCGTGGAGACGTACGACTCCTCCTTCCCGGCCCAGATCGGCTGGCACCCGTGGTTCAACCGGACCGTCGAGGGGGCCGACGTGACGCTCGGCTTCTCGCCCGCCTGGCAGGAGGAGCGCGGGGAGGACCATCTGCCCACCGGCAACCGGCTCGACCCGAAGCCCGGCCCGTGGGACGACTGCTTCGGGATGCCCGGCGGCGTCGACGTCACCCTCACCTGGCCGGAGCGGCTGGAGCTGAAGGTCGCCAGCCGCGAGGAGTGGGTCGTCGTCTACGACGAGCAGGAGGCCGCGGTGTGCGTGGAGCCGCAGACCGGGCCGCCGAACGGGCTGAACACGCTGCCGCGCCTGGTCACGCCCCTGGAGCCGCTGGAGGCCACGACGACCTGGTCCTGGCGCCGCCTCTAAGCTGGCCGCATGACTGACGTCCGCGGCGCGCTGCTGCAACAGATCAAGGACAAGGCCGTGGTGCACGGCAAGGTGACCCTGTCGTCGGGTCTGGAGGCCGACTACTACGTCGACCTGCGCCGCATCACCCTCGACGGCGAGGCCGCCCCGCTGGTCGGTCAGGTGCTGCTCGACCTGACCGCGGAGCTTCGGTTCGACGCGGTCGGCGGGCTCACCATGGGCGCCGACCCCGTCGCCGGCGCCATGCTGCACGCGGCCGCCGCGCGCGGGCAGCGCCTGGACGCCTTCGTCGTGCGCAAGGCCGCCAAGGCCCACGGGCTGCAGCGGCGGGTCGAGGGCCCGGACATCGCGGGGCGGCGCGTGCTCGTCGTCGAGGACACCTCCACCACCGGCGGCTCCCCGCTCGCCGCCGTGG
Proteins encoded in this region:
- a CDS encoding YbjN domain-containing protein; this encodes MTIDPSSIPNFGGQPEPQPQGPAGPVVPDQDLVKQLLDQMELKYVVDDEGDLAAPWEQFRTYFMFRGEGDQQVFSVRTFYDRPHKIDEKPLLLESIDDWNRRTLWPKVYSHTHDDGTVRLIGEAQMLIGTGVSLEHFVSSTVSWVRAAIEFDKWLVEQLGLEQEVNDAEKPEDSGDEE
- a CDS encoding pyridoxal phosphate-dependent aminotransferase yields the protein MTGMTSSARPHLNRRLAEFGTTIFAEMSALAVRTGAINLGQGFPDTDGPEEIREAAVRALRAGHGNQYPPGPGIPELRTAISAHQQRRYGLLFDPDTEVLVTAGATEAIAASLLALLEPGDEVVALEPYYDSYAACIAMAGGKRVPVTLRPHEDSFRLDLDELRAAVTDRTRLLLINTPHNPTGTVLTREELTAIAELAVERDLLVVTDEVYEHLVFGEAEHLPLAGFPGMRERTVTIGSAGKTFSFTGWKVGWVTAAPELVAAVRSAKQFLTYVSSGPFQYAVAEALALPDTYFTAFRDDMLAKRDLLATGLAEAGFKVFRPAGTYFVTTDIRPLGTALSQEGDGFAFCRALPERAGVVAIPNAVFYDHRDAGAPFVRFAFCKRTEVLEEAVKRLKALA
- a CDS encoding DUF2617 family protein — protein: MLTTLNTAYTDTRAADLAWALGREPLPALATLDLELACAKLQLRLLGASHQVLLEEEQGSCSETVACIAGSSTPLPLGVAKRVGDWEYEFAARVEVLSPGQFAGRAQELLALVADHPHGLAGVFPGSPHAFTAMLAQRHEGQVHWRTWHAYPQDGQLVATRSRVGVRTPTARPVPRPVSLSRSGV
- a CDS encoding polyamine aminopropyltransferase codes for the protein MIEPHAPAPPGTTPPWAGPARLPVRPGTGRFLVLACVFVCAACGLVYELELVALATYLIGDSVTQASVVLSVMVFAMGIGSLAAKRLRRSSAAAFGALEAALALVGGGSAMALYAVFAWTGAWGGVWESAPRCLLVAFSLAIGLLIGAEVPLLMELIQRIRRQDAGGAVADLFAADYVGALVGGLAFPFLLLPALGQLTGALLTGTVNVMAGGALVLGLFRGDLTRRARRLLLLANLVVLALLATAAVLVDDFERAARHAVYGKDVRVAVQSDVQEIVLTGGTDGRSLDLFLDGRLRVSGRDEHRYHEALVHPAMNGPHARVLILGGGDGLAAREVLRYPGVDRVDIVELDEEVVRLARHDPALARLNGHVYGDARVHVITADAFGELRRTPTATYDVVVADLPDPGITASTKLYSREFYGLARRVLTDDGRILVHTGPVATRPEVFWTVDTTMRAAGLHTVPFRVGGRAFAFAAGPDRTTGASRAAHDWGFVLASPTARPPLRLAPGEPRPRTLTQAALTADARAAARTRVEGAPVSTLVHPRY
- a CDS encoding SRPBCC domain-containing protein, giving the protein MEHEVFVPVPAERLREALAEPAQVARAVPGLQQDVGAEPVTGRLKVRVGSHSITYRGSVRVSGQDDGSYAVEGDAVEARGSGAVKLALTVRLRDAEGGSTLTFDGTASADGRVTELPADAVASAASRLLSRFAENLGAGVGAEAEAATKPAPEAKPEPEAPTERQTAAGEPVAPEPDPEPGPVFDAEMPPAPLEDLTEDLTDDLAEDFTRSAGPPAEAAHARRTMIGRSAEEVDHAPPRGRYAPVPAPQTSVPNQTLRWAAPAAAVVVASAIVVGRALRRRR
- a CDS encoding aldose epimerase codes for the protein MSDDIVLTAGDAEVIVQPGNGGRIGGLRVSGTQLLRQGERFGCFPMVPWCGRIRDGRFRDGTTVRQMPLNSPPHAIHGTARDGAWRTARVTADEAVITYDLVEPWPHTGRITQVVALTEDTLTLTMSVETYDSSFPAQIGWHPWFNRTVEGADVTLGFSPAWQEERGEDHLPTGNRLDPKPGPWDDCFGMPGGVDVTLTWPERLELKVASREEWVVVYDEQEAAVCVEPQTGPPNGLNTLPRLVTPLEPLEATTTWSWRRL
- the pyrE gene encoding orotate phosphoribosyltransferase; its protein translation is MTDVRGALLQQIKDKAVVHGKVTLSSGLEADYYVDLRRITLDGEAAPLVGQVLLDLTAELRFDAVGGLTMGADPVAGAMLHAAAARGQRLDAFVVRKAAKAHGLQRRVEGPDIAGRRVLVVEDTSTTGGSPLAAVEAVREAGAEVVGVATIVDRATGAAEKIQQGAGVPYLFAFSKDELGLD